The Chrysemys picta bellii isolate R12L10 chromosome 5, ASM1138683v2, whole genome shotgun sequence genome includes a window with the following:
- the LOC101940367 gene encoding transmembrane emp24 domain-containing protein 11-like, with the protein MKSHLIGILLSFWVAVSPALYFHSGEREEKCIIEDIPSDTLITGSYKVQQWDIHEHRFLESAPGLGMFVTITTPTKELLLSKLYGPQGTFSFTSHLPGEHNICLQSNSTKLISFGGSKLRIHLDIRVGEHFLDEAIAQAKDKVNEVNFRLGHLIEQIHHISKEQNYHREREEYFRLTSEETNSNILWWALAQTLILILVGVWQMKCLKDFFIAKKLV; encoded by the exons ATGAAGAGCCACTTAATAGGAATTCTTTTGAGCTTCTGGGTTGCTGTCTCACCTGCTTTGTATTTTCATTcaggggaaagagaggagaaaTGCATAATAGAAGACATTCCAAGTGATACCTTGATTACTG GGAGTTACAAGGTACAGCAATGGGACATACATGAACACAGGTTTCTTGAATCTGCGCCTGGTTTGGGAATGTTTGTGACCATTACAACTCCTACTAAGGAG CTACTGTTGTCAAAATTGTATGGTCCACAAGGAACATTCTCTTTTACGTCACACTTACCTGGGGAGCATAATATCTGTTTGCAGTCTAACTCCACAAAGCTTATCTCATTTGGAGGAAGTAAACTG CGTATCCACTTGGACATTAGAGTTGGAGAGCATTTTCTTGATGAAGCTATCGCTCAAGCCAAGGACAAAGTTAATGAAGTTAACTTTAGACTCGGACATCTAATTGAGCAAATTCATCACATATCCAAAGAACAAAACTATCACAGA GAACGTGAGGAGTACTTTCGATTGACAAGTGAAGAAACAAACAGCAATATCCTGTGGTGGGCTCTTGCACAAACATTAATCCTTATCTTAGTTGGagtctggcaaatgaaatgtCTTAAAGATTTCTTTATAGCTAAAAAGCTTGTTTAA
- the RNF212 gene encoding probable E3 SUMO-protein ligase RNF212, whose protein sequence is MAALVFCNVCFRQPRTATPRFSLTNCGHVICEPCLQKGKKDECLICRAPCRTIFLSKKTNPEIQSLFMGLDMLCKKYSREITQISEFQEKHRRRLLAYYRGKIAKLEESLKKATQQIHQIQW, encoded by the exons ATGGCTGCCCTGGTGTTCTGCAACGTGTGTTTCCGACAGCCCCGAACGGCCACGCCAAGGTTCAGCCTCACCAATTGCGGCCATGTTATTTGTGAGCCGTGTCTTCAGAAAG gCAAAAAAGATGAATGTTTGATTTGTAGAGCTCCTTGCCGTACAATATTTCTTTCTAAAAAG ACAAATCCTGAAATTCAGTCACTGTTTATGGGATTAGATATGTTATGCAAAAAATATTCAAGAGAAATTACACAG atttcaGAATTTCAAGAAAAACACAGAAGACGCTTATTAGCATACTACAGAGGAAAG ATTGCAAAATTAGAAGAATCTCTTAAGAAAGCAACACAACAGATACATCAGATTCAATG GTAA